A window from Jannaschia sp. S6380 encodes these proteins:
- the ybgC gene encoding tol-pal system-associated acyl-CoA thioesterase — MSHLWQVRVYYEDVDLAGIVYYANYLRFIERARSEMVRAAGIDQDAMRAAGHVFAVSHVSADYLSPARYDDLLDIETKVAERSAARFTLRQTVARGGIDLFRARVTIVCMDLSGRPRRLPPAIAELGR, encoded by the coding sequence GTGAGCCATCTCTGGCAGGTGCGCGTCTACTACGAGGATGTCGACCTGGCCGGCATCGTCTACTACGCGAACTACCTCAGATTCATCGAACGGGCCCGGTCGGAAATGGTCCGCGCGGCGGGCATCGACCAGGACGCGATGCGCGCTGCGGGGCACGTCTTCGCGGTGTCGCATGTGTCCGCCGACTATCTCAGTCCGGCGCGCTACGACGACCTTCTGGATATCGAGACGAAAGTGGCGGAACGCTCGGCCGCGCGGTTCACCCTGCGGCAGACGGTCGCCCGCGGGGGAATCGACCTGTTCCGGGCCCGCGTGACCATCGTCTGCATGGATCTTTCGGGGCGCCCCCGCCGACTGCCCCCGGCCATCGCGGAACTGGGCCGCTAG
- the tilS gene encoding tRNA lysidine(34) synthetase TilS — MKDGVEGRLGAALDTLFDLHDPRGDGPVAIAISGGGDSTALLLAAQDWSKRHGRAILAATVDHGLRPASVDEADHVARMCRSRGIPHETLRLNGLHDGPNLQARARAARYDALSDWAIRVRCDVVLLGHTADDAAETLILRLRRGAGIDGLARMSEWFGDRPAFARPFLDVPRAMLHEMLSARGVTPLQDPSNDDRRFDRVAVRQAIAELSLDIGNLTKSAERLREARQSLERRACDIAAAIAREDRGDLLLDWRALSDLIDREREQARRILLGALRWVGGDAYPPRGSELMTLLQSVRQGRDGTLAGCLFRHEGDRLRIARELAAAGPPCATDALWDGRWRVAGPGGPGLSVGALGHDIRHTPWRNSGLPRASVMASPSIRGKEGELIAAPLAGMPAGWSAEPCVPFTQVLIDR, encoded by the coding sequence GTGAAGGATGGGGTCGAGGGCCGGCTCGGGGCGGCCCTCGACACGCTCTTCGATCTGCATGACCCGCGGGGTGACGGCCCCGTCGCCATCGCGATCTCGGGTGGGGGCGACTCGACCGCGCTGCTGCTCGCGGCACAGGATTGGAGCAAGCGGCATGGGCGTGCGATCCTGGCCGCGACGGTCGATCACGGGCTGCGGCCCGCTTCGGTCGACGAAGCGGATCACGTCGCGCGTATGTGCCGGTCGCGCGGCATCCCGCACGAGACACTGCGCCTGAACGGCCTGCATGACGGCCCGAACCTCCAGGCCCGCGCCCGCGCGGCGCGCTACGACGCGCTCTCGGATTGGGCCATCCGGGTTCGCTGCGACGTGGTCCTTCTGGGCCACACGGCCGATGACGCGGCCGAGACGCTGATCCTGCGCCTGAGACGCGGCGCCGGGATCGACGGGCTGGCGCGCATGTCGGAGTGGTTCGGCGACCGGCCGGCCTTCGCCCGCCCCTTCCTGGACGTGCCGCGCGCGATGTTGCACGAGATGCTGTCCGCCCGGGGTGTCACTCCGTTGCAGGATCCATCGAACGACGACCGACGCTTCGACCGCGTGGCCGTCCGTCAGGCAATCGCGGAACTGAGCCTGGACATCGGAAACCTGACCAAATCCGCCGAACGCCTCCGCGAAGCGCGGCAGAGCCTGGAGCGGCGCGCCTGCGACATCGCGGCCGCGATCGCTCGGGAGGATCGGGGGGACCTGCTGCTGGACTGGCGCGCCCTTTCCGATCTGATCGACCGGGAGCGGGAGCAGGCGCGGCGGATTTTGCTGGGCGCACTCCGCTGGGTCGGCGGCGATGCCTATCCGCCAAGGGGGTCGGAACTGATGACGCTGCTCCAATCCGTTCGACAGGGGCGGGACGGCACCTTGGCCGGTTGCCTGTTCCGCCACGAAGGCGACCGGTTGCGGATCGCCCGCGAACTCGCCGCAGCCGGCCCGCCCTGTGCCACGGACGCGCTCTGGGACGGTCGCTGGCGCGTCGCCGGCCCAGGCGGGCCCGGCCTTTCCGTCGGGGCGCTGGGTCACGACATCCGGCACACACCCTGGCGGAATTCCGGGCTGCCGCGCGCATCCGTCATGGCATCTCCGTCAATTCGCGGTAAGGAGGGGGAACTGATCGCCGCGCCCCTGGCCGGAATGCCCGCCGGATGGTCCGCAGAACCCTGCGTCCCGTTCACGCAGGTTCTGATCGACCGTTGA
- the ybgF gene encoding tol-pal system protein YbgF codes for MRLALALTLALAWPAAAQQDETLADIRQQLSVLQVEMQKLRGELNTTGGPSVSVGGSTVLDRVNAIESELQRLTQAAERMEFRIESVSRDGSARIEDLRFQLCELTEDCDLAELPNPGPLGAETATEGGETTEGADTDTAASGAITPAAPAPEGDGAELAVGEQADFDRAKTLLDAGDNAAAAEAFGKFLSTYPTGPLSTDAQFHRAQALARAGKNADAARAYLETFSGTPEGPRAPEALVGLGQALAALDQTDEACLTLAEVVIRFPDSPTVAQANSARAGLNCQ; via the coding sequence ATGCGGCTGGCGCTGGCACTGACCCTTGCCCTGGCTTGGCCCGCGGCCGCGCAGCAGGACGAAACGCTGGCCGACATCCGGCAACAGCTCTCGGTCCTTCAGGTCGAGATGCAGAAGTTGCGCGGCGAGTTGAACACGACCGGCGGGCCCTCGGTGAGCGTCGGCGGCTCGACCGTGCTGGACCGCGTCAACGCGATCGAGTCCGAGTTGCAGCGTCTGACACAAGCCGCCGAGCGCATGGAGTTCCGGATCGAGAGCGTCTCGCGCGACGGGTCCGCACGGATCGAGGATCTGCGCTTCCAGCTTTGCGAGCTGACCGAAGATTGCGATCTGGCCGAGCTGCCCAACCCCGGCCCGCTGGGCGCCGAGACGGCCACGGAGGGGGGCGAGACCACCGAGGGCGCCGACACCGACACGGCGGCCTCGGGCGCGATCACACCGGCCGCGCCCGCGCCCGAGGGTGACGGCGCGGAACTGGCCGTGGGCGAACAGGCGGATTTCGACCGCGCGAAGACACTTCTCGACGCGGGTGACAACGCCGCGGCGGCCGAGGCTTTCGGCAAATTCCTCTCAACCTATCCAACAGGTCCGCTCTCGACGGATGCACAGTTCCACCGCGCCCAGGCCCTGGCCCGCGCCGGCAAGAACGCGGACGCCGCCCGGGCCTATCTGGAGACGTTTTCGGGCACCCCCGAGGGACCCCGCGCGCCCGAGGCGCTGGTCGGGCTCGGCCAGGCGCTCGCTGCCCTGGACCAGACCGACGAAGCCTGCCTGACCCTTGCCGAGGTGGTGATACGTTTCCCCGACTCGCCGACCGTGGCGCAGGCGAACTCGGCGCGGGCCGGCCTGAACTGCCAGTGA
- the ruvC gene encoding crossover junction endodeoxyribonuclease RuvC yields MRILGIDPGLRACGWGVVDSDGSRLRYVASGTCRPAGADLAERLLSLHGDLGAVVAAYGPDAAAVEQTFVNANGQGTLKLGQARGVAMLVPAQAGLAVGEYAPNAVKKSVVGVGHADKAQVQHMVRMQLPGCVPDSDDAADALAIALCHAFHLQSSGRLAAAMRA; encoded by the coding sequence ATGCGCATTTTGGGGATCGATCCGGGGCTTCGCGCCTGCGGCTGGGGTGTGGTCGACAGCGACGGGTCCCGGCTGCGCTACGTGGCCAGCGGCACCTGCCGGCCCGCCGGCGCCGACCTTGCCGAACGCCTTCTGTCACTGCACGGCGACCTCGGCGCCGTGGTCGCCGCTTACGGTCCGGACGCGGCCGCGGTCGAACAGACCTTTGTGAACGCGAACGGGCAGGGCACGCTGAAACTGGGTCAGGCGCGCGGGGTGGCGATGCTGGTTCCGGCGCAGGCGGGGTTGGCCGTGGGGGAATATGCGCCCAATGCCGTCAAGAAGTCCGTGGTCGGCGTCGGTCACGCCGACAAGGCGCAGGTGCAGCACATGGTCCGCATGCAACTGCCCGGATGCGTCCCCGACAGCGACGATGCGGCGGATGCGCTTGCCATCGCGCTTTGTCATGCGTTCCATCTGCAATCCTCCGGTCGGCTCGCGGCCGCGATGCGGGCCTGA
- the ruvA gene encoding Holliday junction branch migration protein RuvA, which translates to MIGRLTGRLDHKASDHVLLDVNGVGYLVYCSDRTISALPPVKSPCALWTELLVREDLLQLFGFLTVQEREWHRLLTGVQGIGAKGSLAILGTLGVDGVAQAIALGDANAVKAAPGVGPKIAQRVVLELKGKAPAMMMMEEGDAGGGIVPVSDGEAPPPSARGPQAGRAEALSALANLGYSPVDAARAVASVAGDATDTSDLIRAALRELAPKD; encoded by the coding sequence ATGATCGGCAGGCTGACCGGACGGCTGGATCACAAGGCATCGGATCACGTACTGCTCGACGTGAACGGCGTCGGCTATCTGGTCTACTGCTCGGATCGCACGATCTCGGCCCTGCCGCCGGTCAAGTCGCCCTGCGCCCTCTGGACGGAACTCCTGGTGCGCGAGGATCTGCTGCAGCTCTTCGGCTTCCTGACCGTCCAGGAACGGGAATGGCATCGGCTGCTGACCGGAGTGCAGGGAATCGGGGCAAAGGGGTCGCTGGCGATACTCGGCACGCTCGGCGTGGATGGCGTGGCGCAGGCGATCGCGCTCGGGGATGCCAATGCGGTCAAGGCGGCGCCGGGGGTCGGGCCGAAGATCGCGCAACGGGTCGTTCTCGAACTGAAGGGCAAGGCGCCCGCGATGATGATGATGGAAGAAGGCGATGCCGGGGGGGGCATCGTTCCTGTCTCCGACGGGGAAGCCCCGCCGCCATCCGCGCGCGGGCCGCAGGCCGGCCGGGCGGAGGCGCTGTCGGCCTTGGCCAATCTCGGCTATTCCCCGGTGGATGCCGCCCGCGCCGTGGCGTCGGTCGCGGGCGATGCCACGGACACGAGCGATCTGATCCGCGCCGCGCTGCGTGAACTGGCCCCGAAGGACTGA
- the tolB gene encoding Tol-Pal system beta propeller repeat protein TolB, translating to MAQDAPGPLRIEITDGVIEPLPFAVPTFVARNDAATELAEDLTRVISADLTNTGLFREIPKDAHIARVGSFDAPIQFSDWKAINAQALITGSVLAEPDGRIVVQFRLYDVFSEAQLGEGLQFVGTAEGWRRMAHKVADAAYSRITGEDPYFDSRVVFVSEQGPKDARQKRLAVMDYDGANVSYLTSSDAIVLAPRFSPDGSRIIYTGYESGFPKVTVIDVATLQKTTVGGVDQNMSFAPRFSPDGGRVVYSAEVAGNTDLYVLDLNSGATTRLTTAPSIETAPSFSPDGNRIVFESDRSGAPQLYIMPAAGGEGSRVSFGEGRYGTPVWSPKGDYIAFTKQNAGRFHIGVMRTDGSEERLLTGAFLDEGPTWAPNGRVVMFTRETAGAQGAPALYTVDITGRNLQRAATPAAASDPSWGPLLN from the coding sequence ATGGCGCAGGACGCGCCCGGCCCGCTTCGGATCGAGATCACCGACGGCGTGATCGAGCCGCTGCCCTTCGCGGTGCCGACCTTCGTCGCGCGCAACGATGCGGCGACCGAACTGGCCGAGGACCTCACCCGCGTGATCTCGGCCGACCTGACCAATACCGGCCTGTTCCGCGAGATCCCGAAGGATGCGCATATCGCCCGCGTCGGCAGCTTCGACGCGCCGATCCAGTTTTCGGACTGGAAGGCGATCAACGCGCAGGCGCTCATCACCGGCTCCGTCCTGGCCGAGCCGGACGGGCGGATCGTGGTGCAGTTCCGTCTCTACGACGTCTTCTCGGAGGCGCAGTTGGGCGAGGGCCTGCAATTCGTCGGCACGGCCGAAGGCTGGCGCCGGATGGCCCACAAGGTCGCCGACGCCGCCTATAGCCGCATCACCGGCGAGGACCCCTATTTCGACAGCCGGGTCGTCTTCGTGTCCGAACAGGGGCCCAAGGACGCGCGGCAGAAGCGCTTGGCCGTGATGGATTACGACGGCGCGAACGTGTCTTACCTGACGTCGTCGGACGCGATCGTCCTGGCGCCGCGCTTTTCGCCCGACGGCAGCCGGATCATCTATACCGGCTACGAGTCCGGCTTTCCCAAGGTGACCGTCATCGACGTGGCCACCCTGCAGAAGACGACCGTGGGCGGCGTCGACCAGAACATGAGCTTCGCACCCAGGTTCAGTCCCGACGGCGGCCGCGTCGTCTATTCGGCCGAAGTGGCGGGCAATACCGACCTCTACGTCCTCGACCTGAACTCGGGGGCGACCACGCGCCTGACCACGGCGCCGTCGATCGAGACCGCCCCCAGCTTCAGCCCCGACGGCAACCGCATCGTGTTCGAGAGCGACCGATCCGGCGCGCCGCAACTCTATATCATGCCGGCCGCCGGCGGCGAGGGCAGCCGCGTCAGCTTCGGCGAGGGGCGCTACGGCACCCCGGTCTGGAGCCCCAAGGGCGACTATATCGCGTTCACAAAGCAGAATGCGGGGCGTTTTCACATCGGCGTCATGCGCACCGACGGCAGCGAGGAGCGCCTGCTGACCGGCGCGTTCCTGGACGAGGGTCCGACCTGGGCCCCCAATGGCCGGGTCGTCATGTTCACCCGCGAGACGGCCGGGGCGCAGGGGGCACCGGCGCTCTATACCGTGGATATCACGGGACGAAATCTTCAACGCGCCGCGACCCCTGCGGCGGCTTCGGACCCTTCCTGGGGTCCCCTTCTGAACTAG
- the ruvB gene encoding Holliday junction branch migration DNA helicase RuvB — MRDPLLDPATPEDVPDDRALRPQTLDEFIGQAEARSNLKVFIESARRREEAMDHVLFHGPPGLGKTTLAQIMARELGVGFRMTSGPVLARAGDLAAILTNLEARDVLFIDEIHRLNPAVEEVLYPALEDFALDLVIGEGPAARTVRIDLQPFTLVGATTRLGLLTTPLRDRFGIPTRLEFYTVPELHHIVTRGARLLGAPATKDGAQEIARRARGTPRIAGRLLRRVVDFAVVEGDGTVTQDIADSALTRLGVDHLGLDASDRRYLRLIAENYGGGPVGIETIAAALSESRDAVEEVIEPYLLQQGLIARTPRGRALAAKGWVHLGLDAPTRKDDLFG; from the coding sequence ATGCGCGATCCCCTGCTCGACCCTGCGACCCCCGAGGATGTGCCGGATGACCGGGCCCTGCGCCCGCAGACCCTGGACGAGTTCATCGGCCAGGCCGAGGCCCGGTCCAACCTGAAGGTCTTCATCGAAAGCGCCCGTCGGCGCGAGGAGGCGATGGACCACGTCTTGTTCCACGGCCCGCCCGGCCTGGGCAAGACGACCCTTGCGCAGATCATGGCGCGCGAACTGGGCGTTGGGTTCCGCATGACCTCCGGCCCGGTGCTGGCGCGGGCGGGGGACCTGGCAGCGATCCTGACGAACCTCGAAGCGCGGGACGTTCTCTTCATCGACGAGATCCACCGTTTGAACCCGGCCGTGGAGGAGGTGCTGTATCCGGCGCTGGAGGATTTCGCCCTCGACCTCGTGATCGGCGAGGGGCCGGCCGCGCGGACCGTGCGGATCGACTTGCAGCCGTTCACGCTCGTCGGTGCCACGACCCGTCTGGGGCTGTTGACGACGCCGCTGCGTGACCGCTTCGGCATCCCGACGCGGCTGGAGTTCTATACCGTGCCGGAGCTGCATCACATCGTGACGCGCGGCGCACGTCTTCTCGGCGCGCCGGCCACGAAGGACGGCGCGCAGGAGATCGCGCGACGCGCAAGGGGCACGCCGCGCATTGCCGGGCGACTGCTGCGCCGGGTGGTCGACTTCGCCGTGGTCGAGGGCGACGGAACGGTGACCCAGGACATCGCGGATTCTGCGCTGACGCGGCTGGGCGTCGATCATCTCGGGCTCGACGCCTCCGACCGGCGCTATCTGCGGTTGATCGCCGAGAACTACGGCGGCGGCCCGGTCGGGATCGAGACGATCGCCGCCGCCCTGTCGGAGAGCCGCGACGCGGTGGAAGAGGTGATCGAGCCCTACCTGCTGCAGCAGGGGTTGATCGCGCGCACGCCCCGGGGCCGGGCCCTCGCCGCCAAGGGATGGGTCCATCTGGGTCTGGACGCCCCCACGCGGAAGGATGATCTGTTCGGCTGA
- a CDS encoding DUF1127 domain-containing protein: MATFDQFRPARPAPAFGFISNVLGMLIAWNDRRVTLKLLNGLTERELNDIGLERADLVNWSRR; this comes from the coding sequence ATGGCTACCTTCGACCAATTCCGCCCTGCCCGCCCGGCACCCGCCTTCGGTTTCATCTCCAACGTTCTGGGCATGCTCATCGCCTGGAACGATCGCCGCGTGACGCTCAAGCTGCTGAACGGCCTGACCGAGCGCGAACTCAACGACATCGGCCTCGAGCGTGCCGACCTGGTGAATTGGTCGCGTCGATAG
- a CDS encoding DsbA family oxidoreductase, which yields MVKLDILSDPICPWCYIGKTHLFRALQKLPDHPFILEWHPFQLNPDMPADGMDRRAYLEAKFGGKDGAMRAYAPVVEAVEAAGLDVALDRIARTPSTLDAHRLIHWARLEQKQTHAVQALFEAYFEKGRDIGDIATLIAIGTQIGMDGDMLTRLFATDADARDIRARDAHARERGVTGVPTFILANQHVLRGAQPPELWAKVIDDILAQIAADDA from the coding sequence ATGGTCAAGCTCGACATCCTGTCCGATCCGATCTGCCCCTGGTGCTACATCGGAAAGACGCATCTTTTCCGGGCCCTGCAAAAACTTCCCGATCACCCGTTCATCCTGGAATGGCATCCGTTTCAGTTGAACCCCGATATGCCTGCGGACGGGATGGACCGCCGCGCCTATCTGGAGGCGAAATTCGGCGGCAAGGATGGGGCGATGCGCGCCTATGCGCCCGTCGTGGAGGCGGTCGAGGCGGCGGGACTGGATGTCGCCCTGGACCGCATTGCGCGCACGCCCAGCACGCTGGACGCCCACCGGCTGATCCACTGGGCGCGCCTTGAGCAGAAGCAGACCCATGCCGTCCAGGCCCTGTTCGAGGCCTATTTCGAAAAGGGACGCGACATCGGCGACATCGCGACCCTGATTGCGATCGGAACGCAGATCGGGATGGACGGCGACATGCTGACCCGCCTGTTCGCCACCGACGCCGATGCCCGGGACATCCGCGCCCGGGACGCCCATGCCCGCGAACGGGGCGTGACCGGCGTGCCGACCTTCATCCTGGCCAACCAGCATGTCCTGCGCGGCGCACAGCCGCCGGAACTGTGGGCGAAGGTGATCGACGACATCCTCGCGCAGATCGCCGCGGACGACGCGTGA
- the tolQ gene encoding protein TolQ, translated as METEVLAAASEIDFSIWALFLRATFIVKVVMIMLFAASIWVWAILIQKVMQFRRARGHAAAFDRAFWSGEPLDELYDQIGDRPRSASERIFASAMQEWSRSHRDDGGLIAGAQSRIDRTMDVAIAKERDRLTSGLTFLATVGSTGPFVGLFGTVWGIKHAFEQIAISQNTNLAVVAPGIAEALLATGLGLLAAIPAVVFYNKLSRDADRITGNYEAFADEFATILSRQLDAA; from the coding sequence ATGGAAACCGAAGTACTGGCAGCTGCCAGCGAGATCGACTTTTCGATCTGGGCGCTGTTTCTGCGCGCGACCTTCATCGTGAAGGTGGTGATGATCATGCTGTTCGCGGCCTCGATCTGGGTCTGGGCGATCCTGATCCAGAAGGTGATGCAGTTCCGGCGCGCGCGCGGCCACGCCGCCGCCTTCGACCGAGCCTTCTGGTCGGGCGAGCCGCTGGACGAACTCTACGACCAGATCGGCGACCGGCCGCGATCGGCCTCGGAACGCATCTTCGCGTCGGCCATGCAGGAATGGTCGCGCAGTCATCGCGACGATGGCGGCCTGATCGCCGGGGCGCAGTCGCGCATCGACCGCACGATGGACGTGGCCATCGCCAAGGAACGCGACCGCCTGACCAGCGGGCTGACCTTCCTGGCCACGGTCGGGTCGACCGGCCCGTTCGTGGGCCTGTTCGGAACGGTCTGGGGCATCAAGCACGCGTTCGAGCAGATCGCGATCAGCCAGAACACCAACCTGGCCGTCGTGGCACCCGGCATCGCCGAGGCGCTGCTGGCGACGGGCCTGGGCCTGCTGGCCGCGATCCCGGCGGTCGTGTTCTACAACAAGCTGAGCCGCGATGCCGACCGCATCACCGGCAACTACGAAGCCTTCGCGGACGAGTTCGCGACCATCCTGTCGCGCCAGCTGGACGCTGCCTGA
- the pal gene encoding peptidoglycan-associated lipoprotein Pal has product MKTTAIILMTALALTGCGNRLGGADGGAVDLNAGAAGAGGIVPGSANDPTSIAYFQQNVGDRVLFAVDQSTLSSDAQAVLTGQAQWLNSNPEYTALVEGHADEQGTREYNLALGGRRANAARDYLISQGVAASRLRTISYGKERPLQVCSTEACYSQNRRAVTVLAAGAGV; this is encoded by the coding sequence ATGAAAACGACAGCGATCATCCTGATGACGGCCCTGGCGTTGACCGGCTGCGGAAATCGCCTCGGCGGGGCCGATGGCGGAGCGGTCGACCTGAACGCGGGGGCGGCGGGCGCGGGCGGCATCGTTCCGGGCAGCGCGAACGACCCCACCTCCATCGCCTATTTCCAGCAGAATGTCGGTGACCGCGTCCTCTTCGCGGTCGACCAGTCGACCCTGTCCTCCGATGCGCAGGCGGTGCTGACGGGCCAGGCGCAATGGCTGAACAGCAACCCCGAATACACCGCGCTCGTCGAGGGCCACGCCGACGAACAGGGAACGCGCGAATACAACCTCGCGCTGGGCGGCCGCCGGGCCAACGCCGCGCGCGACTACCTGATCAGCCAGGGGGTCGCCGCCAGCCGTCTGCGCACCATCAGCTATGGCAAGGAGCGTCCGCTGCAGGTCTGCTCGACCGAGGCGTGCTATAGCCAGAACCGCCGCGCTGTGACGGTGCTTGCGGCGGGGGCGGGTGTGTGA
- a CDS encoding ExbD/TolR family protein, whose product MGGGMIQPGGGANTRRRRGARGSAPMSEINVTPFVDVMLVLLIIFMVAAPLLTAGVPIELPETAAAPLPQEQEEPLALTVAADGRVLIGSTEVPRDELLPRLRAIAGERQGDKVFLRADGSVPYSEVMVIMGALNAGGFRNIGLVTDAGGPTLDGADEAGR is encoded by the coding sequence ATGGGCGGGGGCATGATCCAGCCCGGTGGGGGCGCGAACACGCGCCGTCGCCGGGGGGCGCGTGGCAGCGCGCCCATGTCCGAGATCAACGTGACGCCCTTCGTCGACGTGATGCTGGTGCTGCTGATCATCTTCATGGTCGCCGCGCCCCTTCTGACGGCGGGCGTGCCGATCGAATTGCCCGAGACGGCTGCCGCTCCCCTGCCGCAGGAGCAGGAGGAGCCGCTCGCGCTGACCGTCGCCGCAGACGGACGCGTCCTGATCGGATCGACCGAGGTGCCCCGCGACGAGTTGCTGCCCCGCCTGCGCGCGATCGCCGGCGAAAGACAGGGCGACAAGGTGTTCCTGCGCGCCGACGGATCGGTCCCCTATTCCGAGGTCATGGTGATCATGGGCGCGCTCAACGCAGGCGGCTTCCGCAACATCGGCCTGGTGACCGATGCCGGCGGCCCGACCCTGGACGGGGCCGACGAGGCAGGCCGATAG
- a CDS encoding 50S ribosomal protein L11 methyltransferase codes for MSDITPASWTALTILTDRQAAEGLGRALEETMEPDGVGVFEMEDGSGLWEVGAYFAEAPDQTALALLAAAFDARPFVVSEVPPTDWVAHVRRELQPVEAGRFFVYGSHDADRVPAGRIALLIEAAMAFGTGHHGTTQGCLLAFEELLADGLAPVSVADIGAGTAVLAMAAAKVWRDVPIIASDIDEVAVDVARANAAVNDLAGRLTCIEAAGFAHPDLAADAPFGLIFANILKGPLVDLAPEMANHCAAGGYAILSGILNPQADDVVAAYDAAGFDLFRQRSLGDWTTLTLRRR; via the coding sequence ATGTCCGACATAACCCCCGCCAGCTGGACGGCGCTGACGATCTTGACCGACAGGCAGGCCGCCGAAGGATTGGGCCGGGCACTGGAGGAAACGATGGAGCCCGACGGTGTCGGCGTCTTCGAGATGGAGGATGGATCCGGCCTATGGGAGGTCGGCGCCTACTTCGCCGAGGCGCCGGACCAGACCGCGCTTGCCCTGCTGGCGGCGGCCTTCGATGCCAGGCCGTTCGTCGTGTCCGAGGTGCCGCCCACCGATTGGGTCGCCCATGTGCGCCGCGAATTGCAGCCAGTCGAGGCGGGGCGGTTCTTCGTCTACGGCAGCCACGATGCGGACCGCGTTCCCGCCGGTCGGATCGCGCTTCTGATCGAGGCGGCGATGGCGTTCGGCACCGGTCATCACGGCACGACCCAGGGATGTCTTCTCGCCTTCGAGGAGCTGCTCGCGGACGGGCTGGCTCCGGTTTCTGTTGCCGATATCGGTGCGGGCACGGCCGTGCTGGCCATGGCCGCGGCCAAGGTCTGGCGCGACGTGCCCATCATCGCGTCGGATATCGACGAGGTCGCGGTGGACGTGGCGCGCGCCAACGCGGCGGTGAACGATCTGGCGGGTCGGCTGACCTGTATCGAGGCGGCAGGCTTCGCACATCCCGACCTGGCCGCCGACGCGCCGTTCGGCCTGATCTTCGCGAACATCCTCAAGGGCCCGCTGGTGGATCTGGCCCCCGAAATGGCCAACCATTGCGCCGCGGGGGGGTATGCCATCCTGTCGGGCATCCTGAACCCGCAGGCCGATGACGTCGTGGCAGCCTATGACGCCGCGGGGTTCGACCTTTTCCGGCAGCGCAGCCTGGGCGACTGGACAACGCTGACGCTGCGGCGGCGCTGA